The Kitasatospora albolonga nucleotide sequence CGGCGGTTACGTCTTCCCGGGCGGGGCGACCGTGAGGGCGCTGCGTGAGAACCGGTCCGGGCGGTGGCGCGACATCAACACCGGCGGCTCCACGGAGACGCTGACCCGCGCCTATCTCACGCTCTGGGTCGACCACGGCCAGAACCCGGCGGACGCCTCGTACGCCTATCAGCTGCTGCCCGGCGCCTCCGAGCAGCGGACCTCCGCCCGCGCCGCCGACACCGGCTGGCTGCGGGTGCTCGCCAACACCGATGACCAGCAAGGCGTGTCGGTGCCCTCGCTGGGGCTGACCGCCGTCAACTTCTGGTTCGGCGGGACCGTGGGGCCCCTGGTGGCGGACGCCCCCTGCTCCGTGATGGTCACCGAGCACACCGACGGCACGGCCACCGTCTGCGTCAGCGACCCCATGCGGGCCCGGACGAGCCTGACCGTCACCTGGAACAGGGCCGTCGCCTCCGTCGTCTCGAAGCCGTCGACCGTGACGTCCGCGACCACGGGAGCGTCGCTGCGCCTGGTGTTCGGCGATCTCTCCGGTACGCGCGGGGCGACGCAGACCGTCAGGGTGCGGCTGTCCTGACGGCGGGCGTCCCGGCCGAGGCCCGACCGAGGCCCGGACGCGGCCGGCTCGGCCGCGATCCGGTCACGGGTCACCGGCCCGTCGGAGTGTCGCAGCGGATTCCGTACGTCCATGCCTCACCGGCCCCAGGGGGTGTCCGACGCTCCTGATCATGCCGCGCACCGGGCTCGTAGACTCACGCGCATGACCCGACAGGAGATAGCCCCGGCCCTCGTTCCCGCGTTCGCGCCCCACGGCACGCTGCGCGCCTCCATCAATCTCGGCAATCCGATCCTGGCCGGCCGGGACCCGGCGGGCGGCGAGCCGTTCGGGGTGTCGGTCGACCTCGCCCACGCGTTCGGGCGGCGGCTCGGGGTGCCGGTCGAGCTCGTGGTGTTCGAGAAGGCGGCCGCCGCGGTGGAAGCGGTGCGGGCGGAGAAGGCGGACCTCGGGTTCTTCGCCGTCGACCCGGCGCGGAGCGAGGGGCTGCTGTTCACCGCTCCGTACGTGCTGATCGAGGGCAGCTACCTGGTGCCCGAATCGTCCGCGCTCACCGGGAACGAGGAGGTCGACCGCGAGGGGACCCGTATCTCGGTCGGTTCGGGCAGCGCCTACGACCTGTTCCTGACCCGCGCCATCGAGCACGCCGGGATCGTACGGCTGCGGGGCGCCTCCGCCGCGCTCGCCGCCGTGCGGAGCGGCGAGGTGGAAGTGGCCGCCGGGATCAGGCAGTTGCTGGAGGCCGAGGCCCGGCGCGCGCCCGGGGTACGGATGCTGCCGGGGCGTTTCATGGTGATCCAGCAGGCCATGGGCATCCCGGACGCCCGGGGTACGGCGGCCCAGGAGGTGCTGGCGGCCTTCGTGGAGGAGATGAAGGAGAGCTGCTTCGTCGCCGAGGCGCTGGAACGCCACGGTGTGGAGGGCGCCTTGGTGGCACCGGCCGTGGGGCTTCCCTCCTGACGTTCAGCCGCCCTGTTTCCCCCTCCCGGCCCCCGCCCCTCACCTTCCGTCCTGCCCCTCCAGCTCCTCGCCGAGCAGGCGCCGGGCCTTCTCGCGCAGCCGCTGCCGGTGTTCGGGGTCGGTCGCGCGGTCGGCGGCGCGGCCCAGCTCCTCGGCGCGTTCGCGGGTGCGGCGGGCTCGTTCCAGGGGGGTGTCGGGCAGGTTCATGGGGATGTCCTCCGTCGTGGTTCCTCCGTCGGCAACAGGCGTTGCGTGCGCGACCGGAGCCCCAGCGTCACCGGAGTCCGGCCGGAGCGCATCTCGTGCGGTCACGTACGGTGACTTCCCCGGTGGAGGCCGTCGCCTCGCCGCCGCTCAGTCCAGCGGGCCGCGCAGAGCTGTGGAGTTGCCGCGCCAGGCAGTGAGCAGCCGGGCGGCGAGGCGGTCCTCCAGGAACCCGGTGGCCTCGATGCCGAAGGCGATGTCGGGCTCCAGGTGCGGTTCGTCGGCGAGCAGTCCGCCGATGACGTCACGGCGGACGACCTGTTCGTGCACGGCGTCGGCTTCCACGTGCTCGTCGTAGAACCGCTGGGCGGCCGGTCCCGCGCCGACCCGCTTCAGCGCGGCGGCGAGGCGGCGCGAGCCGGGTGACGAGGTGACCTCGACGGCGGCGAAGTGGCCGACGAGAGCGCCCCTGAGGGAACGGTGCAGCCCGAACAGGGACATCAGGTTGACGGTGGCGAGCGCATCGGCGGGCGCGGCGTCGAGGTAGTGCCCGTACGCCGTCTCCAGGGACAGGTCCGTCATCAGGTCGGCGTACAGGCGGGCGTGGATGTCGGCCTCCCGCCCGGCGCCGAACTCGTCGAACTCGACGGCCACCATCGCGGCCTTGGCACGCCCGTACAGCCGGGGGATCACCCAGGCGTGCGGATCGGCCTCCTTGAGGTGGTAGAGCGAGCGCAGGGCGGCGTACTCGCGCAGCTGCCACAGCTCGCCGTCGTCGTGCAGGAAGTGGCTGACGCCATGGCCGTCGTCGCCGACGGGCTCGACCAGCAGACCGGCCAGGGCGGTGTCCACCACGCCGTCGGTTCGGGCGCCCGCGCGGAGCGCGGCGAGGAAGGGTTCTTCCAGGGCGCGGCGCAGCCCCAGCAGGGCTGGGTTCCACTCGTGCTCCTCGTCCACGCCCGCGAAGCCCTGGTAGTGGAGCTCGTACAGGACGTAGAGGGCGAGCTGGAGGTCGTCGCCGAAGGGGTCCGCGTCACCGACCGCGTGGGCCCGGTGGTCCGGGGCTCCGCGCAGGGCGTCGATGGCCTCGCCGGACAGCGGGCCGCGCGGGGCGGGCAGCGGGGGGCTCCGCCGCCTCGGTTCACGGTGGCCGGGCATCAGGCGGCTCCTCCCTCGCTCCGGTCGGCCTGATCGGTCTCATCGGCCTTGCCGGTCAGGTCGGTCTCGTCCGCCGCGGGGTCCCGTTCCCGCTTCACGCGGCGGCGGTGGCTGGTGTCGCACCACGGGTACGTGCGGGTCCTGCGGCAGGTGCAGATGGCCGCGGTGAACCGGCGCGAGGTGTAGAGGGTGCCGTCGTCACCGACCACCTCGACCGGCCCCGCCACCAGGAGCGGCCCCTCGGCCCCGAGGGTGAGGCGGGTGGGGCGGGTCGCGCGGTCGGGCCGGTCAGGGCTGCTGGGCACGGATGATCACCAGCTTCTCCTCGTCGGTACGGTCGTCCAGGAGGCCCCGGCCGCGCAGCCAGGAGAGCCGGGAGAGCAGGACGGGCCCGAACGGCACGTTCGCCGTGTCGCTCACCTCGGCCCGCAGCCCGCCCCGGGACAGCCGCCGCAGGGTCGCCTCCGTACCGGTGAGGTCGGAGTGGACCATGAGCAGGGCGCCTCCCCTGCGCAGGAGGTACGGGGCCGCGTCGCAGATGCGGTCGACCACCGCCCGCCCGTCGTGGCCCGCGTCCCAGGCCCGGGCGTTCCCGCGCCGGGGTGGCGGGCCCAGCGGCGAGGGGACGTAGGGCGGGTTGCTGAGCACCAGGTCGTACGTCCGTCCCGGTACCGGGTCCGTCAGGTCGCCGCGGTGCACGGTGACCCGCTGCCGGGCGAGGAGCGCGTTCACGCGGGCGGTGAGCACGGCCCGCCGGGCGACGTCGACGGCGGTCACGCGCGCACCCCGGCGGGCGGCGGCCACCGCGAGGAGGCCGCTGCCGGTGCCGAGGTCGATCACGTCGGAGCCGGGGCGGACGGTCTCGCGGGCCAGGGCCCTCAGCAGCAGGTGCGTGTCGTGCTGCGGCGCGTAGACACCGGGCAGGGTGCGGACACCCGGCCCCCGGGGCGTGGTCAGCGTGGGGACGGCGGCGGACATGGGGACCTCCTGCACGCGTCGGACGCGTGAATCGTGGGGCATGCCACCCGTCAAGGCTCCGCTCGTTCCGTCCGGGGCGCCATTTGTGGGTTCACGCGGAGTGACCGCATGCGGCCGGGGCCGTACGTACATCCGCGCCGGATGTACGGATGTACGTACGGCCCCGGCCCGCGGGGGTGCCGGTGACGTACGTCAGCGCCTGCGCGACGCGCCCGTACGCAGTCCGGAACCGATCCCTGCCACATGCAGGGCGAGCAGCGTCAGGCCGATGAGCATGACGTTCGTCGAGGCGAACACATCGTTCGTCGAGATGTCCGCCGCGTTGATCAGGAAGGCGATGAAGAAGAGAACTGCAGCGGCTATACCGAGCATGGGGAGTCTTTCCTTCCTAGGTGTGTGGTGAGAGCCGTGTGCCCATGAATCGCGGAGTTAGACCGCTGGACCGGTCCGTACCTTTCCCCGCCTCCCCGCCTCCCCGCCGCCACCGCTGTCGTAGGCCGAACGGGCGGGGTGACACTCCCCGGGGCGCCTCTCCAGGTGTTTCTGCGCCGGGAGCACGCGGCTGCCGTGATCATCTCGGAGCACCGCTCCCCCTTCTGCCGCCTCGCATCCGAACGGGGTACGAGTCCGGAAGGAGTGACGAACCGTTCGCATCTCCCTGACCGGAAGGACGTGAGATGGGCCGTACCGAGGCCGCGGAGCACTCCTTCGCAGCCTGCCCGCTCCCGGTGGGCCCCGGCCCCTCCGGCACCGGGCCCGGCGCCGGGGCCCGTGCCGTCGACGCGGACGTGGTCGGCGCCGTCCTGCGTACCGCACGGGCGGTCCTGGCGGAGCGGGTCGCCCAGGCGGCGGAGATCGACGCCTCGTTCTCCGGGGATCTGGCGGGGCGGGTCGCCGGTTTCACGCTGGAGGGGGGCAAGCGGATGCGTCCCCGGCTGCTGTGGTGGGGGATGCGGGCCTGCGGTGCGGCGGACTCGGTGTCGACCGCCGCCGCGCTGCGGCTGGGGGTCGCGCTGGAGCTCATCCAGACCTGTGCGCTGATCCACGACGACGTGATGGACCGGTCGCGGCTGCGCCGGGGGCGGCCCGCCGTGCACATCGGGCTCGCCGGGCGGGCGGGCCTGTCGCCGGACTCGGAGCGGGGGGCCGCGTTCGGTACGTCGGCCGCCGTGCTGGCCGGGGATCTCGCGCTGGTCTGGGCCGACGACACCGTGGCGGAGACCGCGCTGCCCGCCGCCGTACGGCGGCGGGTCGGGGCGCTCTGGCGGGCGATGCGGACCGAGATGGTCGCCGGGCAGTATCTGGACCTGCACGGCCAGGCCACCGGGGGCTCGTCGGCGGTGCGGGCGATACGGACCGCCTGCCTCAAGAGCGCCCTGTACTCCGTGGAACGGCCCCTGGCGATCGGGGCGGCCCTGGCCGGTGCCGACGAGCGCACCACGGCCGCGCTGTGCTCGGCCGGGCGGTCCGCGGGCATCGCCTTCCAGCTCCGGGACGATCTGCTGGGGGTCTTCGGCGACCCGGCGCGGACCGGGAAGCCGTCCGGGGACGACATCCGCGAGGGCAAGCCGACCTATCTCCTCGCCGTGGCCCGTACGCGGGCCGAGGCCGCGGGCGACGAAGGGGCGCTGGCCGTCCTCGGCCGTGCCGTCGGGAACCCGGACCTCACGGAGGGTGATCTCGCGGCCGTACGCGGTGTCTTCGAGGCAACCGGGGCACACGCCCATGTGGAACGGGAGGCGGAGCGCCTGCGTGACGACGCCGTACGCCGTCTGGGTGAGGCCGTCGACGTGGAGGCGCACGGCGGGCGGCAGTTGCTCGGACTGCTGCGCACGGTCTCCGGGGACCGGTCCGGCCGTGCCGCCGACGCCGGAACCTCGGACGCCGATACGGGTACGGATACGACGCACGGAACGCGCGGGCACGACAGCCGGACGGCGGATGCCCGGGTACTGACCGCGACCGAAGGAGGAAGCACCAGGTGATCACGGTCAAGGGGCACGTCGACCATGTGGTGGTGGTCGGCGCCGGTCTGGCGGGGCTGGCCGCGACGCTCCACCTCCTCGGCGCGGGCCGCCGGGTCACCGTGGTCGAGCGTGACCCCGGGCCGGGCGGCCGGGCCGGGCTGCTGGAGTCGGGCGGCTTCCGCATCGACACCGGGCCGACCGTGCTGACCATGCCGGACCTGGTGGACGAGGCGTTCGCGGCGGTCGGGGACCGGCTGGCCGACCGGCTGGAGCTGATCCGGCTGGACCCCGCCTACCGGGCCCGGTTCGCGGACGGCTCCCAGCTCGACGTGCACACCGACGGGGCCGCGATGGAGGCGGCGGTCGAGCGGTTCGCGGGGGCCCGGCAGGCGGTCGGCTACCGGCGGCTGCGGCGCTGGCTGGAGCGCCTGTACCGGGTGCAGATGCGCCGTTTCATCGACGCCAACTTCGACTCGCCGCTCCAGCTCGCCCACCCCGACCTCGTCCGGCTCGCCGCCCTCGGCGGTTTCGGCCGGCTCGACGCGCGGATCGGGCGCTTCGTCTCGGACGAGCGGTTGCGCCGGGTCTTCTCCTTCCAGGCGCTGTACGCGGGCGTCCCGCCGGCCCGGGCGCTCGCCGCGTACGCCGTCATCGCCTACATGGACACGATCGCCGGGGTGTACTTCCCCAAGGGCGGAATGCACGCGCTGCCCCGGGCTCTGGCGGACTCGGCGGCCGAGGCGGGCGCCGCCTTCCGCTACGGGCAGAGCGTGACCCGGCTGGAGCGTTCGGGCGACCGGGTCACCGCCGTCGTCACGGACCAGGAGCGCATCCCCTGCGACGCGGTGGTGCTCACCCCCGACCTCCCCGTCGCCTACCGGCTGCTGGGCCGCGGCCCCCACCGGCCGCTCCGCCTCCGCCACTCCCCCTCCGCGGTGATCCTGCACGCGGGCACGGACCGTACGTGGCCGGATCTGGCGCACCACACCATCTCGTTCGGCGCGGCCTGGAAGGGCACCTTCCGTGAACTCACCCGCACCGGGACGCTGATGTCCGACCCGTCCCTCCTCATCACCCGGCCCACCGCGACCGACCCCGCCCTCGCCCCGCCCGGCAAGCACCTCCACTATGTGCTGGCGCCCTGCCCCAACACCGAAGTCGGGCCGGGCGTAAGGGAATGGAGGGAGCTGGGCCCCCGCTACCGGGACGAGCTGCTGGCCGAGCTGGAGCGCCGCGAGATGCCCGGCCTCGGTGCGGCGATCGAGGAAGAAGGGCTGGTCACCCCGGTCGACTGGACCGCCCAGGGGCATGCGGCGGGCACCCCGTTCTCCGTGGCCCACACCTTCCCCCAGACCGGTCCGTTCCGGCCGCGCAACCTGGTGCGGGGCACGGTCAACGCCGTCCTCGCCGGATGCGGCACCACGCCCGGTGTCGGCGTGCCGACCGTCCTGATCTCCGGGAAGCTGGCGGCTCAGCGGATCACCGGCCCCCGCCCCGTTGCCCGACCGTCCGGAGAGGCGCCTTCGTATGACCGTCCGTGAACTCGACGCCGCAGGCATCCACGATCCCGCCCTCCGTGCGGCGTACGCCCGTTGCCGCACGCTCAACGCGCGCCACGGCAAGACGTACTTCCTGGCGACGCGGCTGCTTCCCGTGGACCGGCGCCCGGCCGTCCACGCGCTGTACGGCTTCGCCCGCTGGGCCGACGACATCGTGGACGATCTCGACAGCACGGCCACCGCCGGGGAGCGCGCCCGCGCGCTGCTCGCGCTGGAGGCCCAGCTGGAGGAGGGGCTGCGGCGGGACCGGGCCACCGAGCCGGTGATCCGGGCGCTCTCCGACACCGTACGGCGGTACGGCATCGACCACCGGCACTTCACCGACTTCCTGGCCTCCATGCGGAGCGATCTGACGGTCGGCGGCTATGCCTCGTACGAGGAGCTCGGCCGGTACATGCACGGCTCGGCGGCGGTGATCGGGCTCCAGATGCTGCCGGTGCTCGGGACGGCGGGGCCGCGTGAGGAGGCCGCTCCGCACGCGGCGGCGCTCGGTGTCGCCTTCCAGCTGACCAACTTCCTGCGGGACGTGGGCGAGGACCTGGACCGGGGCCGGCTCTATCTGCCGGCCGAGCTGCTGGCGGCGTACGGGGTGGACCGGGAGCGCTTCGAGTGGAGCCGGAGGACGGGGGCGCGGGACGGGCGGATCACCGATGTCCTGCGGGCCGCCGCGTCCCACAACCGGGCCGTGTACCGGGACGCGCTGCCCGGGATCGCGATGCTCGCCCCGGTGTCGCGGCCGTGCATCCGTACGGCGTTCGTGCTGTACAGCGGCATCCTGGACGCGATCGAGGCCGACGGGTACGCGGTCCTGCACCGCCGGGCGGTCGTCCCGCGCAGACGGCGGGCGGTGGTGGCGCTGGACGGGCTGGTGCGGGCGGTCGCCGTACGCGGGGTGAGGCGGCGCCGGGGCGCGGCCGGGGCGGGGGCGTACGTCACCGGGCCGGTCCGGAGACGTACGGCCGACGCCGCTGTCCCCGTCCGGGAGGAGGCGGTATGAGCCCGGCGGCAGGACGGCCCGGCCGGGTTCCGCTGCGGCTGCGGCGCGCGCCCGTCCCGTGGGAGCGGCAGGCGCCCACCTGGCGGGAGGCTAAGCCGGGGCTCATCGCGGAGGCCCTCAAGCGGGCGCAGGCGCGGCCGTCGGGCAACTGGTACGTCATCGGCGCCTCGCGCGGCCTTCCTCCCGGGCGGACCCTGGGGGTGACGGTCGGCTCGACCGAGGTGGTCGCCTGGCGGGACGCGGAGGGGAGGCTCCGGGCCGGTCCGGGGGTCTGCCCGCACCTCGGGGCGCCGCTGCGCGAAAGTCCGGTCCGCTGCGGCACGTTGGTCTGCCACTGGCACGGACTGGCCCTGGACGGCGGGCCGTTCGCCGGGTGGGAGCCCTTTCCGGCCTTCGACGACGGGGTTCTGCTCTGGGTGCGGCTCGACACGGTGGGCGGCGAGGCTCCTTCGGAGCGGCCGTACGTTCCGGTCCGGCCCCGGGTCCGGGACGCCGTGGAGGCGGTGTACGAGGGGGTGGGGCGCTGCGAGCCGGAGGACGTGGTGGCCAACCGGCTCGACCCGTGGCACGGGGCGTGGTTTCACCCGTACTCGTTCGTGGATCTGACGGTCACCGGAACGCCCGCGGACGGCAGGGAGGCCGACCCGGTCGATGACGACGGGTTCATGGTCGACGTGTCCTTCAAGGTGGCCGGGCGGCTGGTGGTGCCGGTGCGGGCGCGGTTCACGGCGCCCGAGCCCCGTACGGTCGTCATGCACATCGTCGAGGGCGAGGGCGCGGGGTCGGTGGTGGAGACGCATGCCACTCCCCTGGCCCCGGACGGGCACGGCAGGCCGCGCACCGCGGTGACGGAGGCGGTGGTCGCGGCGTCGGACCGGCGCGGTTTCGCGGTGGCCCGGGCGGCGGCCCCGCTGCTGCGGCCCCTGATGCGTGCCTCGGCGGGGCGGTTGTGGCGGGACGATCTGGCGTACGCGGAGAGGCGCTGGGAGCTGCGCGCCGGCGGGCGGTTCCCGGGGTGAGGGGCGGAGGCCGGGCGGCCCCACGGGGGCGTTCCGGCCACCTCCGGCGACCGCCTCGGCCGGGACGCGCCCCTTCCCGGCCTCCTCCGGCGGCTCTCCTCGGTCAGTCGGCTCCCAGTGCGGCGAGTCGGCGCAGGGCGGCCGAGCGTCCCGTGCGCGGGACGGTCCAGAGCGTCTGCCCGCGTACGCCCCACCGCTCCAGCAGGGCGTTCGCCGCGAGGAATCCGCTGGTGGCCGCGCGTTCCATCAGCGCCACCGGCAGTCCGGTGCGGACCATGTCCCCGGCCACGGTGACGGCGGGGTCGGGGCTGCGGACGCCCGGCCGGTCCGCGTAGCCACCCACGGGGAACAGCGGGCAGTCCGCCCGCCATTCGTGGCGCTCGTCGAGGATGCGGGCGCTCCGCGTCTCCGGGTAGACACGGTGCAGTTGCCGGAGCGCCTCGGCCTGGACGGCTCCCCGGTCCGCGTCGGGTGCGACGGCGTACGCGTGCAGTTCGACGACCGAGCCCCGGGAGCGGCGGGCCCAGCGGGCGGCCTCGCCCTCCCAGCGGTCCAGGACGCTCACGTTGTCCAGCGGGCCGTAGCCGCTGGTGCCCAGGAAGCCCGGCCGGTCGTACGCCACCGGCCGGTCGAGCCAGAGCCGTGAGACCAGGAACGGCGGTGCGGTGCGCAGCCGTTCGATCCCGGCCCGCCAGTCGGCGTCGCCCAACTCCGGTGACGCGCCGACGACTCGGCACAGGCCGCCGCTGTCCAGGGCGAGGACGAGGGCGTCGTACCGCGTGGTGCGGTCGTCGGTGGTGAGGTCGAGGCCGCCGTCCGGCAGGGGCCGCACCTGCCGGACGGGGGTCTGGGTCCGTACGTGGACGCCGTGGCCTTCCAGGTAGTGGCGGAGGGGGTCCCAGAGGGCGGTGGGGAACGGCTCGTCGGGGACGTCGAAGAGCAGGCCCTCGCTGGAGCCGAGGAAGTAGATGTGGAACATCAGCACGAGTTCGGCGGCGGACAGTTCGCGGGGGTCGGCGAAGAAGCTGCGGGAGAACACCTCGAACGCCAGGTGGTGGGCGGCTTCGGGGAAGCGGATGCGGGTGAGGAAGTCGTGGGCGCTGATGGAGTCGAGCCGGTCGTAGACCTCGGGCACCCGGACGTCCAGCAGCGGCAGGGCGGCTCGCGGGTTCATCCGGGCCAGGTCGCGCGGGCCGAAGGTGGGGCTGAGCGCGACGAACCCCATCGCGCTGAGCGGCGGGGTGCGCGGTACGCGGGCGAAGCTGTCGTGGAGGCCGGAGCTGTGCCGCAGCGGGTAGTCGGGCAGCCGGGTGAGCGAGTCCAGTCCCGGGTCGACGCGGCGGAGGAGGCCGCGGAGGTTGTAGTACTGCCGGAAGAAAGCGTGGAAGCCCCGGCTCATGGTGACGGTGGTGCCGTCGGCGAGGTCGGTGGGCCAGCCCGACAGCCGTCCGCCCAGGCCCTGTTCGCGCTCGTGGAGAGTGACGCGTACACCGCGCTCGGCCAGCAGGGTGGCCGCCGCGATCCCGGCGATACCACCGCCGACGACCGCCACCGCAGGGGCCTGCCCCGTGAAGCGGGGGCGGCCGTCCGGGGCCGGCACCACGGCCGCCCGCCGGTCGCGGCCGTGGCGGTGGCCCCTTCCCGTGTCCCGCAGGAACATCACGCCCCCTCCCCCGCGCGGCCTACGAAGGTGTGGGTGATACCGGTCTGCCAGCCGGGCAGCGGGAGGATGCGTACGCCGGAGAACCCGGCCCGCCGCAGCCGGTCGGCGAAGGCCGGGGCCGTGTCGAACTCGACGACGCTGCGCCGGAGATGGCGGTACAGCCCGGTGTCCCCGGCGAGCCGTCCGGCGGGCTGGATGATCGTGGCGCAGACCGTGTTCCACACGGCGCGGTGGACGGCGGACCCGCCGAGTGTGTACTCGTGCACGGCGAGCCGGCCGCCCGGGGCGAGCAGTCCGCGTACGAGGTCGAGCGCCTTGTCGGGGTCGGCGAGGTTGCGGAAGAGGTATCCGGCGAACACCGCGTCGAAGGAACGGGGTTGGAGCCGCCCGGCCAGCTCCTCGACCGGGGCGTGCACGAAGTCGACGCCTTCCGGCCAGGTCTTCTCCGCCGCCCGGTCCAGCATCCCGGCGGACGCGTCGACGCCGGTGATCCGGGCGTACGGGGCGGCGGCGAGGAGCGCGGCCGTGGAGGCCCCCGTACCGCATCCCAGGTCGAGCACGCGCAGCCCGCGCCCGCCGTCCGGCAGGCCCAACCGGCGGGCGGATCGGCGCAGATGGGCGTGGTAGCCGGGGCTGGCCGCGACGAGGCGGTCATAGGCGGCGGAGCCGTGGTCGAAGGCCGCGGACAGTGCGTCGCCGCGCAACAGGGTCATGGGGTGCTCTCTTCGTGGCCGGTCGGGGGTGAGGGCGGGGGTGAGGGCGGGGGTGGTTCGCCTCCCGCCTTGAAGGACCGTGGCCTGATGGGGCGCGGGCTGAAGGGTCGTGCCTTGAAGGAGAGTTCGGCGACGGTCCGCAGCATCGGAACGACCGGTGTCCGCAGACCGATCAGCAGGTCCTCATGGATACGTGAGCCGCCGTCCAGGAAGCGGAGGAGGCGTTCGCCGGGGACACCGCGGAAGAGGCGGGTGAAGAAGTCGGCGCCGTCGACCCGGCCGCTGTCCAGGGCCCGCAGCATGACCGCGTCCATGGCGCGCGGCCGTGCCCCGTACGGCACGGGCATCCGCAGCTCGCGTCCGGCGCGGAGCTGGTCGGCGATGGCCCGGCTCTGCCGCTGCACGGCCGCGAAGGTGTAGCCGGTGGAGGGGCGGGTAGCGCCCCCGGCGGTGCCGATGCGGAACACCGACTGCCCGGCGCGGGACGGGAAATGACCGTCCGTCATGGGGATGACACCGCGCTCCTGATCCGTGATCCGGAACTCCCCCAGTTCCAGGACCTCTTGGGTGTAGTGGCGCAGGGCGCGCAGATAACCCTCGGTGTCCAGGGGGGCGGGCGAGAACTCGGTGTACTCGACCAGGGCGGTGTACGGGTCCAGGGGCAGGACATAGCCGAAGGAGAGCCCCCGCGCGGGCTGCGGCGTACGGAAGTCCATCAGGTCGGCGGTCGTCGGGTCGAAGGCCGGGCGTTCGGTGCGGACGAACCAGCCCATGAAGTGCTGGAGCAGGGTGGTGCGGGCGGGCGGCAGGCGGTGGGGCGGGCGCGAGTCGAAGATCCGGCGGGCGCGCAGGAGGATGCGCTCGCCCCGCGCGTCCCGGGCGAGGACTTCGCCGCCGCCGTCCGGTGTGTCGCGTACGGCGGTGACCGTCGCCTCGGTCCGGCGGAACGTCGGCATGCCGGACAGCCGCCGGTCGGCCAGGGCCTCGAAGGCGTCGGACCGCAGCATCTTGTAGCGGAAGGGAGAGGGCCGGGTCACCGTGGCCGCCCCGTCGGCCGCCCGTACCCGCAGCTGCGACCAGGAAGCGGCGAGTACGGAGTCGTAGTCGCCGCCCGGCGGTTCCCAGAAGCACCAGGTGCGCGGCGGTGCCCTCAAGGGCCCGGGCGGGGCGTCGACGAGGACGACCGACAGCGGTACGGCGCCGCCCGGCGCGCACAGCCGGTACGCCAGGCTCAGCCCGGCCGCTCCGGCGCCCACGATGACGACGTCGGGGTCAGGCACGGCTTCCCTCTCGGTCGGTTGCCTTGCGGGGCGGTTTGCCTTTCGGTCGGCCGGGGGGGGGGACGGACCGGCCCCTTCCCCGGCTGCGCGGGCACGGGTCCTTCCGGTTGCGCGGGTACCGCATCCTTCCGCACGAAGGGGCCGGACGGATGCGTACGACGCGCCCGTGTGCCACGGGAACCCGGTACCGGACGCGCCCTAGGTGGCGGTGTGGTCCGGGTGGCCCGGGGTGCGGCGGGCCTCCTTCATCTCGGCCTCGTACAGGTGGTCGCGGCCCTCGGCGAGTTCGCCCCGGATCTCCTGCTCGACCGTCCGGAACACGTCGTAGTACGTGGAGTTGTACTCCTCGACGATCTGGAAGGTCCAGTGACCGGGGATGACGTTGCGGCCGAGGATCTCCCGCTCGACCCGGTCGGCCTGGTCCCCGTGCCCG carries:
- a CDS encoding ABC transporter substrate-binding protein, which produces MTRQEIAPALVPAFAPHGTLRASINLGNPILAGRDPAGGEPFGVSVDLAHAFGRRLGVPVELVVFEKAAAAVEAVRAEKADLGFFAVDPARSEGLLFTAPYVLIEGSYLVPESSALTGNEEVDREGTRISVGSGSAYDLFLTRAIEHAGIVRLRGASAALAAVRSGEVEVAAGIRQLLEAEARRAPGVRMLPGRFMVIQQAMGIPDARGTAAQEVLAAFVEEMKESCFVAEALERHGVEGALVAPAVGLPS
- a CDS encoding methyltransferase, giving the protein MSAAVPTLTTPRGPGVRTLPGVYAPQHDTHLLLRALARETVRPGSDVIDLGTGSGLLAVAAARRGARVTAVDVARRAVLTARVNALLARQRVTVHRGDLTDPVPGRTYDLVLSNPPYVPSPLGPPPRRGNARAWDAGHDGRAVVDRICDAAPYLLRRGGALLMVHSDLTGTEATLRRLSRGGLRAEVSDTANVPFGPVLLSRLSWLRGRGLLDDRTDEEKLVIIRAQQP
- a CDS encoding geranylgeranyl pyrophosphate synthase, with translation MGRTEAAEHSFAACPLPVGPGPSGTGPGAGARAVDADVVGAVLRTARAVLAERVAQAAEIDASFSGDLAGRVAGFTLEGGKRMRPRLLWWGMRACGAADSVSTAAALRLGVALELIQTCALIHDDVMDRSRLRRGRPAVHIGLAGRAGLSPDSERGAAFGTSAAVLAGDLALVWADDTVAETALPAAVRRRVGALWRAMRTEMVAGQYLDLHGQATGGSSAVRAIRTACLKSALYSVERPLAIGAALAGADERTTAALCSAGRSAGIAFQLRDDLLGVFGDPARTGKPSGDDIREGKPTYLLAVARTRAEAAGDEGALAVLGRAVGNPDLTEGDLAAVRGVFEATGAHAHVEREAERLRDDAVRRLGEAVDVEAHGGRQLLGLLRTVSGDRSGRAADAGTSDADTGTDTTHGTRGHDSRTADARVLTATEGGSTR
- a CDS encoding phytoene dehydrogenase — translated: MITVKGHVDHVVVVGAGLAGLAATLHLLGAGRRVTVVERDPGPGGRAGLLESGGFRIDTGPTVLTMPDLVDEAFAAVGDRLADRLELIRLDPAYRARFADGSQLDVHTDGAAMEAAVERFAGARQAVGYRRLRRWLERLYRVQMRRFIDANFDSPLQLAHPDLVRLAALGGFGRLDARIGRFVSDERLRRVFSFQALYAGVPPARALAAYAVIAYMDTIAGVYFPKGGMHALPRALADSAAEAGAAFRYGQSVTRLERSGDRVTAVVTDQERIPCDAVVLTPDLPVAYRLLGRGPHRPLRLRHSPSAVILHAGTDRTWPDLAHHTISFGAAWKGTFRELTRTGTLMSDPSLLITRPTATDPALAPPGKHLHYVLAPCPNTEVGPGVREWRELGPRYRDELLAELERREMPGLGAAIEEEGLVTPVDWTAQGHAAGTPFSVAHTFPQTGPFRPRNLVRGTVNAVLAGCGTTPGVGVPTVLISGKLAAQRITGPRPVARPSGEAPSYDRP
- a CDS encoding phytoene synthase, which gives rise to MTVRELDAAGIHDPALRAAYARCRTLNARHGKTYFLATRLLPVDRRPAVHALYGFARWADDIVDDLDSTATAGERARALLALEAQLEEGLRRDRATEPVIRALSDTVRRYGIDHRHFTDFLASMRSDLTVGGYASYEELGRYMHGSAAVIGLQMLPVLGTAGPREEAAPHAAALGVAFQLTNFLRDVGEDLDRGRLYLPAELLAAYGVDRERFEWSRRTGARDGRITDVLRAAASHNRAVYRDALPGIAMLAPVSRPCIRTAFVLYSGILDAIEADGYAVLHRRAVVPRRRRAVVALDGLVRAVAVRGVRRRRGAAGAGAYVTGPVRRRTADAAVPVREEAV
- a CDS encoding 2Fe-2S ferredoxin, with the translated sequence MSPAAGRPGRVPLRLRRAPVPWERQAPTWREAKPGLIAEALKRAQARPSGNWYVIGASRGLPPGRTLGVTVGSTEVVAWRDAEGRLRAGPGVCPHLGAPLRESPVRCGTLVCHWHGLALDGGPFAGWEPFPAFDDGVLLWVRLDTVGGEAPSERPYVPVRPRVRDAVEAVYEGVGRCEPEDVVANRLDPWHGAWFHPYSFVDLTVTGTPADGREADPVDDDGFMVDVSFKVAGRLVVPVRARFTAPEPRTVVMHIVEGEGAGSVVETHATPLAPDGHGRPRTAVTEAVVAASDRRGFAVARAAAPLLRPLMRASAGRLWRDDLAYAERRWELRAGGRFPG